The genomic window agatTTGATTTACCTTCAATAACTCCCCGACGGGGAATTGAACCCCGGTCTCCCGCGTGACAGGCGGGGATACTAACCACTATACTATCGAGGACTGTAATTAGTAACAGCTAACAGCTGTATTCATGCCAGCGGAGTATGAGTCACAGCTAAACGCTGTTGCTTACAGTTCATCAACTAAGTTCACCATAGCTCACCATACTTAACTCCTCCACCTCGGAGGCTAACTTAACAGCGTGTTGTATTTGGCGGTCAATCGTACAGAAAATAGTCGACACTGTTATATTATGTTACTGCATTAGAGATATTACGGAAGAGGATATTTGATTTTGATTGGTGGAGCGCCGGAATCGAATGTTAGAGCAGGGAACAAGATAGTTAAATTTTAAGCGCGCGCTTACGCCGAATAATATTTATGATAGAAATGTAgtaaaatattctttaaatatGTGTGAATAATAACACTTGGCAAtaagatttttgaattttttactaaattttttgtaGCATTCATTCGGCCTTTCTCTCTTTTCAGGAAAATCAACGACCACCTGTTTATAATCCAGAGGACTATGTGCAGTCATTGAAAAAATTCGGTCAACGTCAAAGTGGTCAGAATGTACGTTCAATATATGACAACAACAATGAGGCATCTACAGCAACAAATGGCAGCCATAAAGATCAACTCAATCACAAATCAGCGACTTTGCCAAATAAGCATGCAGAATACAAGTAAATATAATTTGAGTTTTTTTGGTATTTGCTTACGATGATCGCCAATACTGTTTCAAGTCTCGTATATTTACTCCGGAAAAATTAGGCACTTCAGGCCTAAATTATTTACGTACTAAATTAAATTATGGAATGTAAACAAAATGAGAAGGTGTTTTTGCTAGGTTCCAATGGTTCGATTCTGAAATATTTTATTAACTCCAAGTCTAATGCGAACGATTTACATGCATATGGATGTACAGAAGATCTACCTACCACCTATGGCCGTTTGCGACACCATTTTCTGTTGAAAGCCATTTACTTTTAGACAAGAAAGAAATGTTCGCATTTCTAGCGGAGCTTCCAGCCAGCACTTGCTCGAGTAGCTTGCCCAggttacataaatattttttctactGCTGGAACTTTGGCAGTTCTAGGTGGTGTGGGTTGGATCAAAACATTTAAGCGTGTTTTCTTTTATTCGAGTCAGATTGGCTTGGCTATCCCCTCACGGTTAGAAATTTGAGCCTAAATTTTAAGCTCTTTATCGGTTtgaacaatttttcaaacttgttTTTAACAAAATTCAAAACCTCTCAATTTACTATTCTGGTTTCCTACTTTtttgggtttaaattttaaacttaattgaaCAATACGTCTAAAATCTCAAAATGGTTTTAGAAACAAACCCAAAAAGTCTTAAATCACAAACTTGTATACATTTATGATTTAAAAACAAACTTAAGAGTTTAAATTTATtgctaaaaatgaaaaatttaatttgtgaAAAGGGCTGTAAGTCAAAGATTCTTTTTTGTGTTTGGTTACACACATATGATAGCTCAGGGAATCGAGCACACTGCTGCAATCCGGGCCACGTCGATTCGAAACCTGGCCACCGTCCACTCTCTAGTTTAAAATTGAAACTCGTTTTTGCGCACTAATATTCAGGAAGCCCGGTCTAATCTGAATTTAGGCTCAAACTTATAACCTCGCTGTTGATATTGTAACCGTTAAAACACTTCCAGAACTTTTAGGTAACGTTACGGATAGTCCTAGCACCATCAGTTACTAGCTCGTATGTCAAGGGCACGTTTTTTGTCGGCAAGCCTTGGATAAAGTCTATGTCGCCTAACCCGCTTGGGAATTGATTCCATCTCTTTTATGTCAATGGTGAAATTGGGGCTTAACGCATCCATGTCTACCTTCTTTGTAGCCAGCTCGTGGATCTTCACAGTGCCTGCTAATTAAATGTATGACATAGTACATGATCTTTAAGAGCTTCACAGAAGTTGGACTTTGTATGCTCTACTCTCACAAGCTtggcttttattttttaaaaggatTTTATTTTGGCCTTATCATCGCCAGGCTTTATACTTCTACGGAGCTAGAAGAGGCAGAAAGAAAGTCTGTAAGTGTTTCCATTTTCTGCTAAATATCTCTGGCCTTTctgaatttttgtatatttagaagTTTTCCCCATACACGTCTTTACTCTTTTCCAATGTTATATTGAAAGCAaatccaaaacttttaaaaattacattGTTTTATTGACTTTCCGGCGTTGTGGCATCTTAAGAGAACCTATTCGTTCTACATATGTTTGCACTGCATCATaacttatgttttttgttttatttttttttttttcaaaggagcCCCATACCAGCACCAGAGAGTGATGGTGAGATGTCCTTGCGGCAATTCGCTTCGGTAACAGATCTATTAACGAAGCTGCGAGCGGATTTGCGTGTTTCCTTTCCAAGGTAAGTTAAAAGATCTCTCGCAAAAAAAATATTCAGAAAATGTTGCCAGAGCTCATTCTAGTCTAAAGAGAAACTCGGATGCTCAATACCAAATACCTATTTACATTTCTTATGCAAATAACTCATCTTATTTTCTATGCTCATAATCTTTCCCACCTGCACAGTTTTGTTCAAGAATTCGTCGCCACACCTTCAGATGGCATTAGTCTACTACTCGGAGTGTTACGCGCCATACAGCTTTCACAAGCGAGCAACTCCGTGATAACAGCGACTCAAATGACAGCTTCAATGCCACGTAATACACAATCCTATCAAAGGCGTGCCTTACTTGATGAATTAGCCTGTCTGTGAGTAGTGTTACTTCTTCATTCATTTTTTACACCATGTTTAACTCACTTCACTATAATTTTCTGTAGTCAATGCCTGAGCATATGTTGTTCACGTTCATTGGATGCAGCCGCACGTTTGGGTACAACGCCGATGGGTTTAATGCCATTGGCAACCTCAGCCACGGGTCAGGGTATACGTGCGCGTATCTTGGCAATGCAACTAATGACAGCGGCTTGCAACAAATCGGCGCTGGGTCATGGTTCCCATAAGTCGGTTGTATCGGGTCACACAGCAGTCTCGGAGGCTATGTCAACGTTACGTTTACGTTGCAGTGAACCGGTACGTTTTCGGCTGCTTGTGGGTATGCTGAATAGTGGCGGCGGCTCCGGAGAACTGCAGGCAGTGGGAGTCAAGTAAGTGAAGTCAgactattattttgtttttgtaatgaaGAGTCGAAAATAGTGTTAGATTGTGAGGTTGGTTTACTTGCGTTGCAGCTTATTAAATTTCTATTTTTCACAGATTTATCAATTCCTTTTTGGAGAGTTCCCAAAATCTACAGCAGCGCCTATATCTTCAAGCGGAATTATATCAAGCTGGTTTTGAGCCTGGAAGTTTAACAAAAGTAAGTTTACAAAGTAGCTAATGGGATCACCAAGTCTTTATTCAAATCCACTTAGACTATCTCACCTGCTTCGCCCTGGTTGGAAAACTTGCGTAATGAGGTCAAACGGTTTAATGAGCTTTACGTTGATGTAGACAAAATGATCATACAGGCACGAGAAGCTGATCGAGTGCGAAGTCAAATGGTCATCTTAGAACGGCGAGTGCAGGTAAGTGAAAGCAGAAGcatgaaaactattttttttttttggattgtaGAGCTTAAGCTACCAGTTAATTGAACGTCTTTTTATTTCTTCCCTATCATCATTCCAGATTCTTCACGAGGAGAAAGCCGTACTCACATCCATGGAACGTCGGCTGCAAGAACGCTGCGCTGAGTTACAGCGTGAAATCTTTCGACTACAGGGCGCACAAAATGAGAATACCTTCAAATCGCTAGACAAACAACCTGTCGCTCTACCACGGCATGTGCCGCCTGGTAAAACTGAGAGCGAACATGAGGATGAAGGCATTAGTAGCTCGGAGACGGGACCATCACTCAGCCCAGTACCTATATTGGTGTTACCACAAAAGGCGAGCACTTCTATGACCACCAAACAGcaacacaaaaacaaatctaaATCACAAGAAAACTCAATGGGTGATAGCGGCGCTGCAACTGGTACTGGCACAACTATTGAGGATGCGATGCAAGAGCTTGATCATGTAGTAAGTGAGGCTGAGAAACAAATAAGCAAACTACAGTTAGATCACGAACATATCAAACAACAACTCAGCTCTCAGTCAGCGACGACAAAGGAAAAGAAAATTGTACCAGTTAATATTGTGCCTCAACCGCCACGTAAGTCACGTTCACTTGCACATATTGTCTCACAAGCGGAGGGCTCTGATTTGGATGGTTCGGAGTATGGCATGTTATTGCTACGGAATCAAGGCGAACAGGGCGCCACCGCCGAGCGTATCACTGCAATACAAACCTTCTTCGACGAAACCGACTTTGATCTACCCGTGATGGGAAAGCCGCCATATAGTATCGAATCGCCTGATATACCAGAGGTGAATGCAAACACCACCGCCTACAATGCGAGTACGACACGCGAATTGCTCGATGTTATAATGGATGCGCGCCATATGGACGATGATCCAACAATGAAAGCATTCCGTGAGGCGAGCACCCAGCAACCGCATTTGCATTCTCATCAGCATCAACATACGCACCAGCTTCACCAACATCATCACcatagcagcagcaacaataataacaacactaACAACGATGGTGTTGCTAGAACAAATAATTGCGCTAGTAAACGACAAAGTATGTCCGCCGCTGCACCACCACCACCGCCTCCGTTGTTACCGAAAAAGCCACAAGCGCTGGCACAACATTTCAATGGCGTCTTCTTTATGACCGGCATGAATACGCCACAAAAGTATCCTAAGCCGGATGTGACAGCTGCTTTGCAAGCGCGTCGTGTCAGCAAAAATGTCGAGCGTTTGGAGGCGGCGTTCGCTACATGCAGTCATGAGTCATTATTAGAAAATGGAGGCACATCGCCGGCAGTACATCAAGTCTTGCGCGAGAAATCGCGTAGCAATCAGCAAATATTTTTTGGCAGCAATCCAGCAATGCGTCTCAGTGGCGTCGAAACTAGTGGTTGTGCAACTGATGGCTCAGGTGGTAATGCAAATAATGTGACTGTATTGGTGCAAAATGGAACAGCGACGCAGCAGACAAACTGCAATGCAACGGCGCGTGGGCGTACTTGCGCGCAAGGCTCCAAAGTTACGGACACGCTATCCGGATTGTACTGAGTGGTGAAAGGTCTTGGATATTAGGGAGGTCAAAAAAATTGGAAGTTAAAGCATTTATATTAAGTTTAATTAGAAACCAGTCAGAATTTAGTCGATTTTAGTCTacttttagaaattattttaaattatgaGGTTTCTATAACTTTtagtttaaatttgtttatacatcattaaatatgtatgtatgtgcttattaaagctgtttaaatatcttcaaataaattaaattttaagttgTAAGCTTCCATACTTATTTGGCTTTATCCCACAAGCAAACGGCGATGTAAGAACGCACTTAACTGAGACATTTTTTGCCTCTCCTCCTTAAGCAGTGCTTCGGCCAATTCAATATGCGTGATCACTAATgaattgtcatcgatatcctcaAATGGAaggccaaggaaacttgcagatTCAACAGGTTTGGCCCATTGAGATATTGCGgttagaggctttggttccacattacaattaaaaaaatgccGCGGCTCTTCCTAGGACGTCTGCCTTCGTCCAGTGTCAGTTTTGTTGAACACTAAGAACGGGGTGAACCGGGCATAGCTCGGTACAGAAATTTACCAAGGTATGACTATGGATGAGGCTGAAGACCTTCTCATGCTCTGCTAGACCAAATGGCTGAGTTCTTGTGCGCCAGAATCTTCATATTGGATACGGAGATGCCTCCATATTTGCCTGGGGTGGCGGGGTGTCTTAATAAGGTGTAAGTTGGATGCCCAGATTTCTTGGAATTTAACAGAAATAACTTGTCTTGTGCTCATTCACCAATGGAGCCACGTTTTCACCTTTTATTCTAGTCTAGAGAAAGTATAATAGAGTGTGAGCTCATTAGTCTAGTGGAGTTTGGCAAATGGAAGGAGTGTCTCCTCATAATCTTCATAGGCGCAATACGTCGGTTACCTGGTCGTCATCCGCCAACTGCTAGATCTACTTTCTTATAAAAAATAGTATATTTTTGTGTAAGTTGTCATCCATCAAAGATTACGTTGTTGttattatctttaaaataaaaaaaaacttggatCGTCTTTTTCTGGATAGGAATGCGGAAGCTCCGATAGTAGCACCttctttaattacattttttgcCCATCGAACCTGCGGGCCTGTAAATTTTATTCACCTCTCTCCACAAGCATGCCTACCACGGAAATTTTTTAAGCTTCTTACCATGCTTTGGTAAACAATTGTATTTATTCCGTCTCGCCGACATTCGTAGCGTAGCAATGAATGCACTCCGCGCTTTAACTTTTGAAATTTACCATCTACACGAGCTTTTTGGTAGTCCCTCAACCCTGGCCCTACTCGCTCCATAGGTCAGAATGTATCTCTACTAGCTCCTCTAATTATTTCCTGTTGAAAAATGGGCATCAAAGAGGGACTCCTAACTACCACGTACAAATTACTCGCTCTCCTTAATAGCTCCCTCGACTATTTCACCCCTGGATGGAACTTTTCCTAAGCTCGGCGTTTCGATAAAGTAGTCTATGTCTACGCAGAAGTTTTTGTACAACATTTTCTTCGCTCTGCCTTCGTATTCCTACTCCTCGAATTCTACAACCTTTGCTAGATTAAAATTATTTACAAAGATTTCCCAGCTCTTCCCtccatcatggcggctttgctttacCTATAGGTCACTTTAGAGTGTGGCTTAGTTGGTCATCCAAAAATGTGGGGAATTTTGTCTGGTATATTGCTCTAGGGTTCCTTAAGCACTCGCTATTCTTTATATTTTACAGTGAATGTTGATGCTGACGATGTATAGTCTAAGAAGCATGACTTATCGAGGATCCTCCAGTCATACCTTCGCAAATTACGTCTAAAAGCCCACGTTATATCAAACAAATTACTGCATGTAGGGCCAACAAATGAAAGAACACTAGCCACTATTCTCTAGGTACATTCGCCCAACGTGTTTATTCGGCAAACTACAGTTAtttaaagtgttggttatgaATACAATTTTTCCTCCTCATATTCTTTTGGAGTGGGAAAAAATAGTTTAAGCAGTCCTTTTCCTTAAACTTTaagaataattatttcatttggcagttggctcGACTCGCCGTTCACAGAAACTTTCTATCACTCaactgacggaaacatgtttgcaacgtatcaacaaaaatagtgTGCGCTGAAAGCGCCCAAACGAATTTCATTATACTTATCGATTGCGCAATATATCCTTCAAGAAAATCGTTTAAAGTGTTGATAAGCTTTACTACAGGTCCTCAGTACGATAAATAGGCAACACCGATAGTAATAGCTGTTTCCCTGCCATAGTTCTACCTTCACAATAGAACCAGCGCTTGTAAAGTTTAAAGAGGACCTGGCTCAACGCTACTTTAGTATGCTGAGGATTTAAATGTATAACCCACAACATCGTTGAACTCTTTTCCATCGACTGCACCTTTGATTTGGGGCTTTCGCGGTCCCCTTACTAAATCGTTCGCTTCTAGTGTTTTGTGTAAGTTCTCTATCAGTAGCGCAGATATATACTGCCTGCACTCTTGGGACTTTTTCCCGACGTCTGCATGCGTGCTCGTTTATTTGGAGGACCTTCACCTTCGTATGCCACCTAGATACGAAGTACCTTCAAATCCTGTGTCGGTTAATTAGAATTATGGCGCAACAGAAGGAGCAACACACCTCAAACTTCATCACGTGTGCAATCGATATATTGGTCTTTGGTGACCTGCGCTTTCTCCACCACTAAGCATTTTTTCTATACTATCGGTTCACTTTTATTatgcaataataacaaaaaatataaaaaaatattatagtaaTAAATTAATAATTTCCTAAGCTGTTACTGATTATCAGAATAGATAATTATAATTAACAGTTTTTCTTCCAATTTTGAACTAAGAATAGGAATTAAACAAAAATGACAAAtcaaagaagtttttttttagttttattgcaCAATTTTTCGCTGAATTCTGTGACtacacaaatttgcttgaataaCTTGAATCCATTGATAAAACTCTTAACAAATGCGCccttgctttatttataaattaatttgtttacattcgtacatatgtatgtatatggggtattccattccatttcgaccaattttgaacccgacccctttagaattggctgaaagtttttcttctttttctagcttacgaagacgtttttcagaagtttttcaaattttttcatccaactcaaaaaagttatgaattttaaaaaaaaca from Eurosta solidaginis isolate ZX-2024a chromosome 3, ASM4086904v1, whole genome shotgun sequence includes these protein-coding regions:
- the mwh gene encoding uncharacterized protein mwh isoform X2, which produces MAPSVCQNSPKLNAGAAHSATVTTTIAGGSGGVGNGGGSAPSITQKSNCGGSSINGSMASYKMSSSENSWSQPVFNKENQRPPVYNPEDYVQSLKKFGQRQSGQNVRSIYDNNNEASTATNGSHKDQLNHKSATLPNKHAEYKSPIPAPESDGEMSLRQFASVTDLLTKLRADLRVSFPSFVQEFVATPSDGISLLLGVLRAIQLSQASNSVITATQMTASMPRNTQSYQRRALLDELACLQCLSICCSRSLDAAARLGTTPMGLMPLATSATGQGIRARILAMQLMTAACNKSALGHGSHKSVVSGHTAVSEAMSTLRLRCSEPVRFRLLVGMLNSGGGSGELQAVGVKFINSFLESSQNLQQRLYLQAELYQAGFEPGSLTKTISPASPWLENLRNEVKRFNELYVDVDKMIIQAREADRVRSQMVILERRVQILHEEKAVLTSMERRLQERCAELQREIFRLQGAQNENTFKSLDKQPVALPRHVPPGKTESEHEDEGISSSETGPSLSPVPILVLPQKASTSMTTKQQHKNKSKSQENSMGDSGAATGTGTTIEDAMQELDHVVSEAEKQISKLQLDHEHIKQQLSSQSATTKEKKIVPVNIVPQPPRKSRSLAHIVSQAEGSDLDGSEYGMLLLRNQGEQGATAERITAIQTFFDETDFDLPVMGKPPYSIESPDIPEVNANTTAYNASTTRELLDVIMDARHMDDDPTMKAFREASTQQPHLHSHQHQHTHQLHQHHHHSSSNNNNNTNNDGVARTNNCASKRQSMSAAAPPPPPPLLPKKPQALAQHFNGVFFMTGMNTPQKYPKPDVTAALQARRVSKNVERLEAAFATCSHESLLENGGTSPAVHQVLREKSRSNQQIFFGSNPAMRLSGVETSGCATDGSGGNANNVTVLVQNGTATQQTNCNATARGRTCAQGSKVTDTLSGLY
- the mwh gene encoding uncharacterized protein mwh isoform X1, with the translated sequence MGNTLTHAVSRGSNPFSHSNNNTAKRASTTPRKSRYHSTILGIPNGDEGSGVPPQKSKTLPARYTRRRSDDIHGHHRRSKTPPPTAPPNGETSRMLFLLYLIHRTWNVVVETMDTRSKRSPRSPAAASEKRNTMSTNFTQREHSCSNSDGDCSINITDLDEAEIASSFCCSHYTCGSCSYCYDTHQNVYNSIDGAEDCSLDSICGRSLSKCDSDISTYYQQRYAPTLQLQQQLLPQHSRTSKLQRTHHHRQQQQQHHLKGYPMAPSVCQNSPKLNAGAAHSATVTTTIAGGSGGVGNGGGSAPSITQKSNCGGSSINGSMASYKMSSSENSWSQPVFNKENQRPPVYNPEDYVQSLKKFGQRQSGQNVRSIYDNNNEASTATNGSHKDQLNHKSATLPNKHAEYKSPIPAPESDGEMSLRQFASVTDLLTKLRADLRVSFPSFVQEFVATPSDGISLLLGVLRAIQLSQASNSVITATQMTASMPRNTQSYQRRALLDELACLQCLSICCSRSLDAAARLGTTPMGLMPLATSATGQGIRARILAMQLMTAACNKSALGHGSHKSVVSGHTAVSEAMSTLRLRCSEPVRFRLLVGMLNSGGGSGELQAVGVKFINSFLESSQNLQQRLYLQAELYQAGFEPGSLTKTISPASPWLENLRNEVKRFNELYVDVDKMIIQAREADRVRSQMVILERRVQILHEEKAVLTSMERRLQERCAELQREIFRLQGAQNENTFKSLDKQPVALPRHVPPGKTESEHEDEGISSSETGPSLSPVPILVLPQKASTSMTTKQQHKNKSKSQENSMGDSGAATGTGTTIEDAMQELDHVVSEAEKQISKLQLDHEHIKQQLSSQSATTKEKKIVPVNIVPQPPRKSRSLAHIVSQAEGSDLDGSEYGMLLLRNQGEQGATAERITAIQTFFDETDFDLPVMGKPPYSIESPDIPEVNANTTAYNASTTRELLDVIMDARHMDDDPTMKAFREASTQQPHLHSHQHQHTHQLHQHHHHSSSNNNNNTNNDGVARTNNCASKRQSMSAAAPPPPPPLLPKKPQALAQHFNGVFFMTGMNTPQKYPKPDVTAALQARRVSKNVERLEAAFATCSHESLLENGGTSPAVHQVLREKSRSNQQIFFGSNPAMRLSGVETSGCATDGSGGNANNVTVLVQNGTATQQTNCNATARGRTCAQGSKVTDTLSGLY